In Paenibacillus sp. FSL M7-0420, a single genomic region encodes these proteins:
- a CDS encoding carbohydrate ABC transporter permease encodes MIKASLGERVFDICNSIIMVLMIILTLYPMLYILFSSLSNGNRLVSFNGILLWPQGFSLAAYKAVLNNPVILTGFKNTLFILAVGLVINMTLTALGAYFLSREGVMLQKPIMFFIVFTMFFQGGLVPFYLIVKSYGLLDSLWALILPTAVSTFNLIIMRTYFMAIPKELEESAFLDGAGHFTILFRIFIPLSMPVVAVLILYYGVGHWNSWFNAMLFLRDQSLFPIQLVVRNIILENDNASMLGTTTLLHSRDVTETLKYAAIIVSTAPILLLYPFLQKYFVKGVMVGALKG; translated from the coding sequence ATGATTAAAGCGTCGCTCGGCGAACGTGTCTTCGATATTTGCAATTCTATTATTATGGTTCTAATGATTATTCTTACACTCTATCCTATGCTGTATATCTTGTTCTCCTCTTTAAGCAACGGGAACCGGCTGGTCTCCTTCAACGGCATTCTGCTGTGGCCGCAAGGCTTCTCGCTGGCAGCTTACAAGGCGGTGCTGAACAACCCCGTGATTCTGACCGGCTTCAAGAATACGCTGTTCATCCTGGCGGTAGGGCTTGTCATTAACATGACGCTTACTGCCCTGGGAGCCTATTTCCTGTCCAGAGAAGGGGTTATGCTGCAAAAGCCGATTATGTTCTTCATCGTATTCACGATGTTCTTCCAGGGAGGACTGGTGCCATTCTACCTGATCGTGAAATCATATGGCCTGCTCGACAGCTTGTGGGCGTTGATTCTGCCAACGGCGGTGAGTACGTTCAACTTAATCATCATGCGCACTTATTTCATGGCGATACCGAAGGAGCTGGAGGAGTCCGCCTTCCTGGACGGTGCAGGCCATTTCACCATTCTGTTCCGCATCTTCATTCCGCTGTCCATGCCGGTGGTTGCGGTGCTGATTCTGTATTACGGCGTAGGCCACTGGAACAGCTGGTTCAACGCCATGCTTTTCCTGCGCGACCAGAGCCTGTTCCCGATCCAGCTCGTGGTCCGAAACATCATTCTTGAGAATGATAATGCCAGCATGCTGGGGACTACAACACTGCTCCATAGCCGTGATGTGACCGAAACGCTGAAATATGCGGCAATCATTGTGAGCACAGCGCCGATCCTGCTGCTGTATCCGTTCCTGCAGAAGTATTTCGTCAAGGGCGTAATGGTTGGGGCATTGAAGGGATGA
- a CDS encoding AraC family transcriptional regulator — MKHKHLRFSRSVAFKWIISYSVIMIIPLIVSAIIYLQTKQIVEYEIERAGNAMLKQMQNTVDSEINQAEKLAMQLSIHSGVNKFLSLTPGAERASSFQIYQIRQELSKYKSANDFIDGIYLYSSSLDRVLTDETYTDSETFYAMNSKMIGLSYQEWLAQLNGETAGREAALPFIEFKRWEQKVVMMKPFTSATASNGQKGMLVLPLNGSKIHSMLKNVDWVNNGDVYITDDHNQVLFRNNEASPQQPMPDAEAGGETAGTSFQDIAGTENMVSFIDSDNTNWKYISVFPSSVFWEKARQIRNLNLLGLFISFLIGAVVISYFARKNYNPVRELVHMFSPSADEQTQRVLDEFSFIRESALATIRERDDVNSRQFRQLRVLQTYYLSQLLRGQAENGLSLEEVARVHHFQWDSEDFAVLLFYIQSGGEEGPSPSLSNFIVSNIIMDFTGPNHVLSFTEMDGMLAAVMNINTGRSGRWKEDIEEALSHTLEFIQRKYGLQIAMAGSELLSGMGSLHQGYLQALEAQEYRLVLEENTTVWYGDIEQQQTDYYLTINDEVVFINLVKSGDFGKAAAMVEEILARFFGSQVSIELVRYAMIDLSSSIMKAVPQETKRSKLWEEWRPMKRLLACSTRADFRNELTELIQLACSQASEKLASNSGIGDQVSAFVQDHYADINLSVSMIGARFGITPQYVSRLFKEQSGQGLHDYISQVRTAEAKKLLQQGVTIEEISSRVGFSSSSAFIRVFKKYEGITPGRFKALQ, encoded by the coding sequence ATGAAGCACAAGCACCTGAGGTTCAGCAGAAGTGTAGCCTTTAAATGGATCATCTCCTATTCAGTAATCATGATTATCCCGCTTATTGTTAGCGCTATCATCTATCTGCAGACCAAACAGATTGTCGAATATGAGATTGAACGTGCCGGCAACGCCATGCTTAAGCAGATGCAGAATACTGTAGACAGCGAGATTAATCAAGCTGAGAAATTAGCGATGCAGTTATCGATTCATAGCGGTGTGAACAAATTCTTATCCCTCACACCTGGCGCAGAGAGGGCCAGTTCCTTTCAGATCTATCAGATCCGGCAGGAGCTCAGCAAATACAAATCCGCCAATGATTTCATCGATGGGATCTATCTGTATTCAAGCAGTCTGGACCGTGTGCTGACAGATGAGACGTATACGGACAGTGAAACCTTTTATGCAATGAACAGTAAGATGATCGGATTGTCTTATCAGGAGTGGCTGGCACAGTTGAACGGTGAGACTGCAGGGCGAGAAGCCGCCCTTCCGTTTATTGAGTTTAAGCGCTGGGAGCAGAAGGTTGTGATGATGAAGCCCTTCACCAGTGCCACTGCAAGCAATGGACAGAAGGGGATGTTGGTTCTCCCGCTGAACGGCAGCAAGATTCATAGCATGCTGAAGAACGTGGACTGGGTAAATAACGGTGATGTGTACATTACCGATGATCATAATCAGGTATTATTCCGCAATAATGAGGCTTCTCCGCAGCAGCCAATGCCTGACGCTGAGGCTGGCGGTGAGACTGCGGGCACTTCTTTTCAGGATATTGCCGGCACGGAGAACATGGTCTCCTTCATTGATTCCGATAACACCAACTGGAAGTATATCAGCGTATTTCCTTCAAGCGTATTCTGGGAAAAAGCGCGGCAAATCCGCAATTTGAACCTGCTTGGGCTGTTCATCAGCTTTTTGATCGGGGCGGTGGTTATTTCTTACTTTGCCCGTAAGAACTATAATCCTGTACGCGAGCTGGTCCATATGTTCTCGCCCTCCGCCGATGAACAGACGCAGCGGGTACTGGATGAATTCTCCTTCATTCGGGAGAGTGCGCTGGCTACCATCCGGGAGAGGGATGATGTGAACAGCCGGCAGTTCAGGCAGCTCCGTGTGCTCCAGACCTACTACTTGTCGCAGCTGCTCAGAGGGCAGGCGGAGAACGGATTATCGCTGGAGGAAGTGGCCAGAGTTCATCATTTCCAGTGGGATTCCGAGGATTTTGCGGTGCTTCTATTCTATATTCAGTCCGGCGGGGAAGAGGGGCCTTCGCCAAGCCTGTCCAATTTCATCGTATCCAATATCATCATGGATTTCACCGGACCGAATCACGTCCTGAGCTTCACCGAGATGGATGGCATGCTGGCGGCAGTGATGAACATTAACACCGGGCGTTCCGGCAGATGGAAAGAGGATATTGAAGAAGCACTCAGCCATACCCTGGAGTTCATTCAGCGGAAATACGGTCTGCAGATCGCCATGGCCGGCAGTGAGCTGCTCTCGGGCATGGGAAGTTTGCATCAGGGGTATCTGCAGGCGCTGGAGGCTCAGGAATACCGGCTGGTGCTGGAGGAGAATACGACGGTCTGGTATGGGGATATTGAGCAGCAGCAGACGGATTATTACCTGACGATCAATGACGAGGTTGTTTTTATTAATCTGGTCAAAAGCGGTGACTTCGGGAAAGCGGCAGCGATGGTGGAGGAGATTCTGGCCCGCTTCTTCGGCTCCCAGGTGTCTATTGAGCTTGTGAGATATGCCATGATTGATTTAAGCAGCTCTATTATGAAGGCAGTCCCTCAGGAGACGAAGCGCTCCAAGCTATGGGAAGAATGGCGTCCGATGAAAAGGCTTCTGGCCTGCTCAACGCGCGCAGATTTCCGTAACGAGCTGACCGAGCTGATCCAGCTGGCCTGCAGCCAAGCCTCGGAAAAGCTTGCTTCAAATTCTGGAATCGGAGACCAGGTATCCGCCTTTGTGCAGGATCATTATGCGGATATCAACCTTAGTGTGTCCATGATTGGTGCCCGTTTCGGGATCACGCCGCAGTATGTATCACGGTTGTTCAAAGAACAGAGCGGGCAGGGACTGCATGACTACATCAGTCAGGTGCGTACAGCCGAAGCCAAGAAACTGCTTCAGCAAGGCGTCACCATCGAGGAGATCTCCTCCCGTGTAGGATTTTCCAGCAGCAGTGCGTTCATTCGGGTATTCAAAAAGTATGAAGGCATCACGCCGGGGCGGTTCAAAGCTCTGCAATAA
- a CDS encoding ABC transporter permease — MLKTRLGKDILRNKWLYLMVLPVILYYVLFHYVPLYGTIIAFKQFVPSQGIWGSEWVGFKHFEAFFSSIYFFRVIKNTVLLSFFNLLIGFPAPIILALLLNELKSPLFRRITQTITYMPHFITLVVVAGIVRYFTLSDGLINDVIAFFGGARISFLQQPEFFRPIYIISEIWQQIGWGTIIYLAAITGIDQQQYEAAKIDGATKVQQIRHVTLPGILPTIMIMLILALGNIMNVGFEKIILLYSASIYETADVISTFVYRKGILEFSYSYSAAVGLFNSVINFTILLLANSFSKRASKNSLW, encoded by the coding sequence ATGCTTAAAACCAGACTGGGGAAAGACATCCTGCGTAATAAATGGCTGTATCTGATGGTGCTGCCTGTCATCCTATATTATGTATTGTTTCACTATGTTCCGCTCTACGGGACCATTATCGCCTTTAAGCAATTCGTCCCTTCCCAAGGGATCTGGGGCAGCGAATGGGTCGGATTCAAGCATTTTGAAGCTTTTTTCTCCAGTATCTACTTCTTCCGTGTCATTAAGAACACTGTTCTGCTAAGCTTCTTCAATCTGCTGATCGGCTTCCCGGCACCCATTATTCTGGCCTTGCTGCTGAATGAATTGAAAAGCCCGCTTTTCCGCCGGATCACGCAAACGATTACATATATGCCGCATTTTATAACACTTGTGGTGGTAGCAGGAATCGTGCGTTATTTCACTTTATCGGATGGTTTGATCAACGATGTTATTGCCTTTTTTGGCGGGGCCCGGATTTCGTTCCTGCAACAGCCTGAATTTTTCCGCCCCATTTATATCATCAGTGAGATCTGGCAGCAGATCGGCTGGGGCACAATCATCTATCTGGCAGCCATTACTGGCATTGACCAGCAGCAGTATGAGGCTGCCAAAATTGACGGAGCCACCAAGGTACAGCAGATCCGCCACGTTACCCTGCCCGGTATTCTGCCGACGATTATGATTATGCTGATTCTGGCACTCGGAAATATTATGAATGTCGGATTTGAGAAAATCATTCTGTTATACAGCGCCAGTATTTATGAGACGGCTGATGTCATATCCACTTTTGTATACCGGAAAGGGATTCTGGAATTCAGCTACAGCTACAGTGCAGCGGTAGGCCTGTTCAACTCCGTCATCAATTTCACCATTCTGCTGCTCGCCAACTCATTCAGTAAACGCGCAAGTAAGAACAGTCTCTGGTAA
- a CDS encoding glycoside hydrolase family 2 TIM barrel-domain containing protein — MSLKRKLSKGWHFSKQPLHSELAKVAAGADWIPVTLPHDWLIYDTRNLYENGEGWYRTRLRFDAVPVNELVFLRFEGVYMNSTLYVNGQVAGEWKYGYSTFEFEITPHLVAGENEIYMRVIHESPNSRWYSGAGIYRPVWLKTVPKTHIAADGLYIAARATEGQAWTVDVDAELHIAEAAGAGTKLKLRHSILDAAGALVAGQVTEVTVQGELTVHTRSRLTVDQPLLWDISSPNLYSLQTELLAEDEVIEAERERFGFRTLELDSDEGFFLNGRHVKIYGVCQHHDLGALGAAVNRAALRRQLVLLQEMGVNAIRTAHNMPAVELMELADEMGLLIVSEAFDMWERSKTPYDYARFYPQWWKRDIASWVRRDRNRPSLLMWSIGNEIYDTHADSRGQELTRELQEEVLIHDPRGNAFVTIGSNYMPWENAQKCADIVKVAGYNYAEKYYEQHHKQHPDWIIYGSETCSTVQSRGVYHFPLAQSVLADDDQQCSSLGNSSTSWGAKSTEACITADRDASFSLGQFLWTGFDYIGEPTPYHTKNSYFGQLDTAGFPKDSYYIYQAEWTDYRTHPMIHIFPYWDFSQGQLIDVRVCSNAPRIELFLNEVSQGSVDIDHAHGHKLLGEWQLPYADGVLRAVAYDEKGEVVAVEQISSFGDAASLVLAPDKQVITADGTDLIFVTISTLDQEGRPVANANNRVHLSMEGPGRLIGLDNGDSTDYDSYQGVSRRLFSGKLLAVIAGTLEAGTITLRAASADLAPAELTLQSVLPAAGTTTEDELYLYAHYPLEADVSSGHPESGRAGEIPVRKLEIICPGGNTLTPDRTSLPVRVKLHPQGATWQDVEWRITNAAGIDANIATLETSGHEAVITALGDGEVYIRCGTANGADGIRLYSQMEFKLTGFGQAYLNPYEFVSAGFNSTHSRNLTNGNERGVATAREGESLICFERIDFGGYGADEIILPIFSLDDQEFPIEIWEGVPGQPGAGRLTTVTYQKPSRWNVYQEERYTLPRRLTGITSLSFVLRKKIHLKGFTFVSKTKAFERLDALANTAVYGDTFTITEEAVEGIGNNVSLIFAGMDFGAAECSRLLICGRSALANNTMQILFSGPAGESKQLIEFAGSASYMEREFTLEPPLSGSQTVTFLFLPGSRFDFKWFRFLPPFA, encoded by the coding sequence ATGAGTCTAAAAAGGAAACTCAGCAAAGGTTGGCATTTCAGCAAGCAGCCGCTTCATTCGGAGCTTGCCAAGGTGGCCGCAGGTGCGGACTGGATACCTGTTACGCTGCCGCATGATTGGCTGATCTATGATACCCGCAACCTCTACGAGAATGGAGAGGGCTGGTACCGCACCCGCCTCCGGTTCGATGCAGTGCCGGTGAATGAGCTTGTGTTCCTGCGTTTCGAGGGAGTGTATATGAACTCGACACTATATGTGAACGGACAGGTAGCGGGTGAGTGGAAATATGGCTACTCTACCTTTGAATTCGAGATAACTCCGCACCTGGTCGCCGGAGAGAATGAAATCTATATGCGTGTAATCCACGAATCACCCAATTCCCGCTGGTACTCCGGTGCCGGAATTTACCGGCCCGTCTGGCTAAAGACGGTGCCGAAGACGCATATCGCCGCTGACGGGCTGTATATTGCAGCCAGGGCAACGGAAGGTCAGGCCTGGACTGTAGATGTGGATGCTGAGCTGCATATCGCTGAAGCAGCGGGCGCGGGGACGAAGCTGAAGCTGCGGCATAGCATTCTGGATGCAGCAGGAGCCTTAGTTGCAGGGCAAGTTACTGAGGTGACGGTGCAGGGTGAATTAACCGTACATACCCGCAGCCGCCTGACTGTTGACCAGCCCTTGCTATGGGATATTTCCAGTCCCAATCTCTACAGTCTGCAAACCGAACTGCTGGCTGAGGATGAAGTGATTGAAGCGGAGAGGGAGAGGTTCGGCTTCCGGACCCTGGAGCTGGACAGTGACGAGGGCTTCTTCCTCAACGGCCGTCATGTCAAAATATACGGAGTCTGTCAGCATCATGACCTGGGCGCTCTGGGGGCTGCTGTGAACAGAGCGGCGCTGCGCCGCCAGCTCGTCCTGCTGCAGGAGATGGGAGTCAACGCCATCCGTACCGCGCATAACATGCCGGCGGTAGAGCTTATGGAGCTGGCCGATGAAATGGGGCTGCTGATCGTGTCTGAAGCCTTCGATATGTGGGAGCGTAGCAAAACGCCTTATGACTATGCACGGTTCTATCCGCAGTGGTGGAAGCGCGATATCGCCAGCTGGGTGCGGCGGGACCGCAACCGTCCAAGTCTGCTCATGTGGAGTATCGGCAATGAGATATACGATACCCATGCAGACAGCCGCGGCCAGGAGCTCACCCGGGAGCTGCAGGAGGAAGTGCTGATTCATGATCCGCGGGGCAATGCCTTCGTTACCATCGGCTCAAACTATATGCCTTGGGAGAATGCGCAGAAATGCGCTGATATCGTCAAGGTTGCAGGCTACAACTATGCGGAGAAATATTATGAGCAGCATCACAAGCAGCATCCCGACTGGATCATCTACGGCAGTGAGACCTGCTCGACAGTGCAGAGCCGGGGAGTCTATCATTTCCCGCTGGCTCAATCTGTGCTTGCCGATGATGATCAGCAGTGCTCATCGCTAGGCAACAGTTCTACCAGCTGGGGCGCCAAAAGCACGGAGGCCTGTATCACCGCCGACCGGGATGCCTCCTTCTCGCTGGGACAGTTTCTGTGGACGGGCTTTGATTATATCGGGGAGCCTACCCCGTATCACACCAAGAACTCATATTTCGGACAGCTGGATACCGCCGGTTTCCCTAAGGATTCCTATTATATCTATCAGGCGGAATGGACAGATTACCGTACGCATCCGATGATTCATATCTTCCCGTACTGGGATTTCTCGCAGGGTCAGCTGATAGATGTGCGTGTCTGCTCGAACGCTCCGCGCATTGAACTGTTCTTGAATGAAGTCTCGCAGGGCAGCGTGGATATCGACCATGCCCATGGACACAAGCTGCTTGGCGAATGGCAGCTGCCTTATGCGGATGGTGTCCTGCGGGCAGTGGCTTATGATGAGAAGGGGGAGGTCGTTGCTGTAGAGCAAATCTCCTCGTTCGGAGATGCAGCTTCGCTTGTCCTTGCTCCCGACAAGCAGGTAATTACAGCAGACGGTACGGACCTTATCTTCGTAACGATCAGCACTCTGGATCAGGAGGGACGGCCGGTAGCGAATGCCAATAACCGCGTTCACCTCAGTATGGAGGGTCCCGGACGATTGATCGGTCTGGATAACGGGGACAGCACGGACTATGATTCCTACCAGGGCGTAAGCCGCCGCCTGTTCAGCGGCAAGCTGCTGGCAGTGATTGCCGGCACACTGGAGGCCGGAACGATTACGCTGCGTGCGGCTTCGGCAGATCTGGCTCCGGCTGAGCTTACGCTGCAATCGGTGCTTCCGGCAGCGGGAACGACAACTGAAGATGAGCTGTATCTGTATGCGCATTATCCGCTGGAGGCGGATGTGTCCTCCGGTCATCCGGAGAGCGGCAGGGCTGGGGAGATCCCGGTCCGCAAGCTGGAGATCATCTGCCCCGGGGGGAATACTCTGACGCCTGATCGCACGTCGCTTCCAGTCCGTGTTAAGCTTCATCCTCAGGGGGCCACCTGGCAGGATGTCGAGTGGCGGATTACGAATGCCGCCGGAATTGATGCCAATATCGCCACTCTTGAGACGAGCGGCCATGAAGCCGTAATCACGGCCTTAGGTGACGGAGAGGTATACATCCGCTGCGGGACAGCCAATGGCGCTGACGGGATTCGGCTCTATTCGCAGATGGAATTCAAGCTTACGGGCTTCGGGCAGGCTTATCTGAATCCCTATGAGTTTGTTTCAGCAGGATTTAACAGCACCCACAGCCGGAATCTGACCAACGGCAATGAACGGGGGGTGGCTACCGCCCGCGAAGGGGAGAGCCTGATCTGCTTCGAACGAATCGACTTCGGCGGATATGGGGCCGATGAGATTATTCTGCCGATCTTCTCGCTGGATGATCAGGAATTTCCGATAGAGATATGGGAAGGCGTGCCCGGGCAGCCCGGTGCCGGGAGGCTCACAACCGTGACTTACCAGAAGCCTTCCCGCTGGAATGTCTACCAGGAGGAACGGTATACGCTGCCCAGACGGCTGACGGGGATTACCTCGCTGTCCTTCGTTCTGCGCAAGAAGATTCATTTGAAGGGCTTCACGTTTGTCAGCAAGACCAAGGCGTTCGAGCGTCTGGATGCACTGGCCAACACTGCGGTCTACGGCGATACCTTCACTATAACGGAGGAGGCTGTCGAGGGCATCGGCAACAATGTGTCACTTATATTTGCCGGAATGGACTTCGGCGCAGCGGAATGCTCACGGCTCCTCATCTGCGGACGCTCAGCGCTTGCGAACAATACAATGCAAATTCTGTTCAGCGGTCCTGCCGGTGAATCGAAGCAGCTGATTGAATTTGCCGGAAGCGCCAGCTATATGGAGCGTGAATTCACGCTGGAGCCGCCGTTAAGCGGCAGCCAGACCGTCACCTTCCTGTTCCTGCCGGGCAGCCGGTTTGACTTCAAGTGGTTCCGGTTTCTGCCGCCGTTCGCCTAG
- a CDS encoding Nif3-like dinuclear metal center hexameric protein, whose product MALTFSDVMEHLNAGVQLPVNTVDRLTPDAAGTEVQGIVAAFAASQYVVEQAARLGANLVITHEGVFYSHQGHGSTLEQDSVYQEKSALITSSGVSLYRFHDTIHRYTPDGITEGLLRELEWEAYVERHLPEVSILSIPEMTVSGVAEYLKQKLNIPYVRVAGNLSATCSRAGVLVGYRGNGQSVIPMYEQESLDLVIAGEGPEWEVPEYIRDAVRQGKDRALIMLGHAESEAPGMKLLAERLARQFPQVPVHYIQDQPVFQIL is encoded by the coding sequence ATGGCACTGACTTTCAGTGATGTGATGGAGCACTTGAATGCAGGGGTACAACTGCCCGTGAATACGGTGGATAGGCTTACGCCGGACGCTGCGGGAACAGAAGTGCAGGGAATCGTGGCTGCCTTCGCCGCTTCGCAATATGTAGTCGAGCAGGCGGCCCGGCTTGGCGCCAACCTGGTGATCACGCATGAAGGTGTATTTTATAGCCACCAGGGACACGGGAGTACGCTTGAGCAAGATTCCGTCTATCAGGAGAAGTCTGCACTGATTACAAGCAGCGGGGTAAGCCTCTATCGCTTCCATGACACGATACACCGCTATACGCCGGACGGGATTACCGAAGGGCTGCTGCGGGAGCTGGAATGGGAAGCATATGTAGAGCGGCATCTGCCCGAGGTGTCGATCCTCTCCATTCCTGAGATGACCGTTTCCGGGGTTGCAGAGTATCTGAAGCAGAAGTTGAATATCCCTTATGTCCGCGTTGCCGGGAACCTCTCCGCCACCTGCTCCAGAGCGGGAGTACTGGTCGGTTACCGGGGAAATGGCCAGTCGGTCATCCCGATGTACGAGCAGGAGTCGCTTGATCTGGTCATCGCCGGTGAAGGCCCTGAATGGGAGGTGCCTGAGTATATCCGCGATGCGGTCCGCCAGGGCAAGGACAGGGCGCTCATCATGCTCGGCCATGCCGAGAGCGAAGCGCCGGGAATGAAGCTGCTGGCGGAGCGGCTGGCCCGGCAGTTCCCGCAGGTGCCGGTGCATTACATTCAGGATCAGCCCGTATTTCAAATCCTATAG
- a CDS encoding extracellular solute-binding protein, whose product MKRLHKPLAVLLGFTMLAAGCTSSKNANDESVPNNPAGNGPASKEAAAAFAYPMKGGIELTYMNEQLGGTPERLPVDDEYEKRTGIAIKQLGGTPMTDQKFSLLLASGDLPDIFLNTWLQYPGGPDKAVEQGYILKLNDLMDQYAPNLKRTLQENPEIDKMIKTDDGTYYAFPFIRSEIGRVYGGPIIRKDWLDELKLSVPETIDEWHTVLTAFKEKKKAASPVTFRTMFLGERTGGFAGAFGVMGNFYVNDGKVVYGYLEPGYKEYLKTMSQWYKEGLIDKDFASIDSATVDKKMTSNVSGATIGWQYYIEKYNSAVQETDPKADFVAAPYPAAVKGGLPEFGQLDNAYAGTSSAAISATTKNVEAAMRWLDYAFTEEGKMLNTYGVEGITYTLKDGKPVYTDLVVKNSDGLGSDQVMGKYSHGTNFPMIQQDNNLPAKYPATTESIGIWKQTNHESHLLPPVTPTAEEADEMSSIMNDINAFVKEAELKIILGTDSVDNYDKYVQQMKDLGIERALEIQQAAYERYLNR is encoded by the coding sequence ATGAAAAGGCTTCACAAACCGCTCGCCGTTTTGTTAGGTTTCACCATGCTGGCTGCCGGCTGCACTAGTTCCAAGAATGCAAATGATGAGAGTGTCCCTAACAACCCTGCCGGGAACGGCCCGGCTTCCAAGGAAGCCGCAGCAGCTTTTGCTTATCCGATGAAAGGCGGAATAGAGCTGACCTATATGAATGAACAGCTGGGAGGCACACCGGAGCGGCTGCCGGTCGATGACGAATATGAGAAACGTACAGGCATCGCCATCAAGCAGCTGGGCGGAACCCCCATGACCGATCAGAAATTCAGTCTGCTGCTGGCATCGGGCGATCTGCCGGATATCTTCCTCAATACCTGGCTGCAATACCCTGGCGGTCCCGATAAAGCCGTTGAGCAGGGGTATATTCTGAAGCTCAATGACCTTATGGATCAATACGCGCCGAATCTGAAGAGAACGCTTCAGGAGAATCCGGAAATCGACAAAATGATTAAAACGGATGACGGCACTTATTACGCCTTCCCGTTCATCCGCTCGGAGATCGGACGGGTCTACGGCGGGCCGATTATCCGCAAGGATTGGCTCGATGAACTGAAGCTCAGTGTCCCGGAGACGATTGACGAATGGCATACCGTACTGACTGCTTTTAAAGAGAAGAAAAAGGCGGCCTCCCCTGTAACCTTCCGCACGATGTTCCTGGGAGAACGGACCGGCGGATTCGCCGGAGCCTTCGGTGTGATGGGGAACTTCTACGTCAACGACGGCAAAGTAGTCTACGGCTATCTGGAGCCTGGCTATAAGGAATATCTGAAAACGATGAGCCAATGGTACAAAGAAGGCCTGATCGATAAGGATTTCGCTTCGATTGATTCAGCTACAGTGGATAAGAAAATGACTTCTAATGTCAGCGGAGCAACAATCGGCTGGCAGTATTATATTGAGAAATATAATTCAGCCGTACAGGAAACAGATCCGAAGGCCGACTTCGTGGCCGCTCCATACCCGGCTGCCGTCAAAGGCGGGCTTCCGGAGTTTGGACAGCTGGATAATGCCTATGCGGGGACAAGCTCGGCGGCGATCTCAGCGACAACCAAGAATGTCGAGGCTGCGATGCGCTGGCTGGATTACGCTTTTACCGAAGAAGGCAAAATGCTGAATACCTATGGGGTTGAAGGCATTACCTACACGCTCAAAGACGGAAAGCCCGTCTATACCGATCTTGTGGTGAAGAACTCGGATGGCCTCGGCAGCGACCAGGTAATGGGCAAATATTCTCATGGCACCAACTTCCCGATGATTCAGCAGGACAATAATCTGCCGGCAAAATATCCGGCAACGACCGAATCCATCGGCATCTGGAAACAAACCAATCACGAGAGCCACCTGCTTCCTCCGGTCACACCGACTGCCGAAGAAGCAGATGAAATGAGCAGCATTATGAACGACATTAACGCTTTTGTGAAAGAGGCCGAGCTCAAGATCATCCTGGGCACCGATTCCGTAGACAATTACGATAAATATGTGCAGCAGATGAAGGATCTCGGTATCGAACGCGCGCTGGAAATTCAACAAGCGGCGTATGAACGTTATCTGAACCGTTAA